ggtgaggcttgtaaccaggtgcactctgtaggctggaaattatgctAATTTCAAAGTATAACTAATAAGGACTTACCAGCAGCAGGCGCAGCCCCAGCGCTGGCAGGCTTGCCTGATGCCGCAGGAGCTGCCACAGCGCCACCTGCTGGTACGGAGGTTAACTTCGAGAGGCCTGTGAGGAAAAGAGATTTTGTAGCATTTCCCGGCGTGGCATTTTATAATCCTCTTCATatacatacaaacatatacCTGAATTCATAACGTCATTGATGTTTTTCCCTTGCAGCTCACTAATGACCTGCACAGAGATACAGCTGAGTTACGTGCATTTAAGAGTTTAGATCAGGTCAAATTAAGTGCACCTGTAAAGATCTTCATGAATTTCCACCCAAAAGCAAAAACATCTCAGAATTTTGCAAGTAGCGTGTACGGGAAGATAAATTACATACCTTTTTTAAGCGTTCATCATCAGTCTCGATCCCCACGCTCCCCAAAATGGCCTTGATGTCCTTGGCCGAGGGGCTGCTGTTCCCACCGAGGACAGCCAACAGGTAAGCGGCCACGTAACGCATTCTATAGACAGCACACACATTACAAGTGAATTGATATTTCCTTAAAAAATACACACGCAACACAATAGTGTACTTTGAATGCCAATCAGAAGTCACATCCAACTATCTTAACAGTTCAtacttgactttttgaaaaaatttcGCCGGGTAAAAACTCTGATGTTATCAACCattaataatacaaaatgtgtCGTTGATTTTACAGCGGAAACAAATGATAAAACTTAAAAGTGTGACTCTCGTGTTTAAATagacatatattttatttttagtaattGAAAATATTACGATTGCATAAAATAGGAAGCAAAAAAGTTTATTAAATGAGACAAGCAGTGCTTTTTACGGCCTACCATGAGGCACTATCGTAATAAACAATATGTTACAGTACAAATCTTGCAATAAGACCAATTATTACTTAATTGCTTTATACTATTTTACTAGAAGTATTACTGAATGTGGGCGCTATCGCATGAAAACAGAATTAATCAAATAATGTCAGCGGACATTTTGAATCGAAAATTAGCCTAGCCTGGCTAACGTTAGCAGGCGCCTTCAACTGCATTTCTACGCTCTGCGGAAGTGGACCTTATTTACTGTTGATCGTATTTGCTGTAAATTATGTATtacgttgtaaaaaaaaaaaaggaaaaacatccatatttaaGATGGTCGAAAGGCAGCATGGCGGCGGACTGCCTTCCACCGTCCACCATTAACGTCACAACACAAGGCAATCttgacaatttatttattaactgTGAGAAGGAGGTATAACCTGTTTGCTCTCGCCTACCCTATTATGAACATACGGAGcgaaaatttgacaaaaaatgttatttttactcACTTTAAGTCTGAATAGACACGAAACGTCGGTCACGCTCTGAAAtccgaaagagagagagaggaaggggCGTGTCACAAAGATGCAGCTCAGGATACTGTGATATAATTGGTGTGTTTAGATGTCAGTCATTACGTCATCTCTTAAAGCCGACGTCACTTCCGTGTTAGCAATGTCGGTAATACGCATGCGCTATGGACACGCTTGTCGTAAGTTGAACTATAATTgtaacttttgaaaaatgtgttttcattccTAAAACCCTCATTGTACAACTATAGGAATTTATTCTTACATGAGTTTATTTATGGCATAGATTTATAGAGGTGGCTATTGGATAATTTCACACCGCTGTACAATCAAATGTAATAAGATCCAGTTCGAGATGTGTCACAAATTCGGTGCATTAGAGATGTatgaattaattcatgtttgttAAACATACTCGTTTTAAAAAGACTGGTAAATATAAGTGTACTGTTACACCTTCGAAAGTAGAGGCGTACAGGccctgaaattattatttttattcattttaactggcaattttatttaaaaaataaaaattggcaCAACACACTCAAAAAATAGTTGCCCACTCATATTGTATATTAATTTATATTTCACTCAGAGagcagaagacaaaaaaaacaacacatagaGCCAGGTAGCATTGGCCCAACATATACAACAACatcaaacaattattttaaatatggccAATATTTGCTTCTCCAAACTTGTTGCAGTCTTCGCTTACACTCCCTGGTTCACGTTCCTCAATCAAGGTAGTACTTTGACCCCCTTCAATTTGTGTCTGTTTTTATATCATCAAATGTAGAGGTTGAATAAAGTAAGCCGCCCATTTTTAGAAAGCAAGGAGTAGAAAAATACTTGCGTAAAAAGTGTGGTAACAAAGTACATTTACTTTCTAGTTCCTGAAAGTACACGCTGATCCATTTTGTGGAGAATGGTATATATTTATTTCCCTTAAATAACAAGCAGGAATataattaatttcacatttgtgtggtgcaaaaataatttgcaggttatttaacagaaaaaataaactaGATGTAATTCAGAGTCCTAGATAAATAAACTAGATGTAATTCAGAGTTCAGCCAACTCCTCGTTTCCCTCCTGACCGTAGAGCCAGTCAAAGAAGAAGACCGCGGCGTCtgacgcaaactccacaatctTCCTCGCGTTGGTCACGTACCATATTTTGTACACACACTCGGCCAGCAGCACGAGCAGGAAGACGACCAGGAAGCCGAAGAAGAAGCGATCCACGTAGTAGTTGGCCTTCTCTCTCGAGCTCCACTGCCCCCACGGGCGCCCCCGCCGGGCTTCGTTGTATTTGCTGAAGTGCAATAACGCCGCTTCCGCTTCGTCCACGTCCGACTCGGGAGCTTCCACTTCCTGGCCGCCGCCGGGTCCGTGCGTGTTAGCCATTGCGCTGACCATTTAATGATGAACTTTCTTGTTTGATAACAACAATGAAAGCTTGTTAGGGGAGTGGGGATCTTGTAATTTCATAAAAAGGATGCTAGTACCTGAATGAAGACGCAAAGAAGAGCTAAAGCAGAGGTTAGGTCACTTCTACACTGAGTGGTGTTAGGAGACCGTCGCAGAGGCGATAAATGGAAAGCACTAAGAGGGCGGCTGAGGATTAGAACACACTCAGCAGTTTTGAAATCTCTCATCAAGGATGAAGGCGGCAGATGGTGACGCTGTATAAGCAGCGGTGTCAACGCTACGGTTCATAGAGGCAATATTCAATCAATCGAAAAGGGTTGGTAGGAGGGCCGTCCCAAAAAATGTGGATCATGATTTCAAATTTGGCTTTGACGCAAAAGCGTGCTGTGattaatcatttttgtttcaaacatGGGTTAGGggaggggtgcccagactttttttttccccgagatctacttttcaagcagtcagcctctcgtAATGCtccccaaaccgttttaaggttaatattatgttccgtcctatatttaaaatacagaattagctttttgtgcactgtatttattgtctgtgctttcatcctggatcaggctgtgccaaggtgttACTAGTGTGCCTCACTTGGTGCCATCTACACGCTGCAGACCTTGTGGCAAGTCCGCATCTACTTTCTGGGTGAGCGCCGGAACGCTGCCCGGAAATGGGCTGGCCCTGACGCCGCCGCGGCACGCCACGCAGCCCCGCGCAACCTCCAGTAGCGTGACCCGGAACCGCTTGATCCGGAATGCGTACACCAGCGGGTTGAGTGCCGAGTTGATGTGCGACATGAAGATGCCAGCGTAGACGGCCATCTTGGGCGTGGCGCGGTCCGGGTGGAAGAAGTCAACGCAGTTGATTATGTGAAGCGGCAGCCAGCACACCGCAAAGAGCAAAACCACCAACGCCAGGGACTTGGCTAGCTTCAGTTCCCTCCGGTAGTAGCGCTCTCCGTCCGATGTGGCCTCGGCCCGCCGGTTGAGCTGCCGGCGGATGACGCGGAAAATCTCGGCATACAGCGCAATCATGACAGCAAGGGGCGCCACCACCCAGCCGAAGAAGTTGAAGTAGACCATGTAGTCCATCCGCATGACGGCCGTGAACTCGCACACCATGTAGTCGGAGCCGCTCAGGTTGCCCAGCACGTGCCGGTTGTTCCAGCCCGCCATCGGCACCAGGCCCGCCAGGAAGGAGAGCACCCAGCACACGCACACGGCCACGTACGCACGCCTCTGCGTCACGATGGTGCTGTACCTTTTGGAATCACAGTCCGGAATAAATGAAACCATCAAGTCAGATGTGCGGGAATTTAACAAGACAGCAGCTTCCGCCTTATTACAGACTCCCGCCTGTGTCagacattttaattttgctgAAAGCCTCCGATGTTGACCGCATTGATCGGCCAATGGATATACGGTGCGATGGAAGTCGTAAACAACAGGAGTCACACTCCTCTCGACCGACCATCTTTTCACAATGAGCTGATGTTTGCTTTTGTGATCTCAAATGTTCCGCTGAAGCAGATGAAATGAGGTTGAGCCTTAAGACCACTAAATCTGACAAAAGAGCAAGGGTCCTCCAAATCCCCGACTCTGAGCGAAAGGAAGAACAGGGTTTAAAGAttgggttaaggtttcaaattagagTCAATGGGTACATTAGGGATTTAAGGTCGGTTTCCAATGAGGTTTCAATACAGGACTagctttcaaaaatatttttttcaggcagGGGTTATAGTTTAAGATTTGTGTTTGGAATTGTTTAAACCCATTTACAGGGTTTCAAATAAGAGTTTAAAATCAAGATTTGGGTTTCAAACCAGGGATTGAGTGTCAAATCAGCGTTTCAAGACATGGGGGCCTATTTTCGGGAATGTCTTGAAAACCATGGTGGCGCACCTACGTGCCAGAGGCGGGTTAGGGTGGTGTCAGTTATTTAATTGACCTGTGGAAGCTAACCGATCTAAAAGAGCGAGGCCGCTTTGGGAGTCCCCACAGCTAACTCCAATCATGTCCAATCAAAGTGGCTTCTCTCAGTCCCTTTAAATGCAGTGCTCTAGCACGCCACTGAGTGCAGACAACAAATTTCTTCCCCAAAATAAACTAATCTGCTCAAGTCCGAGAGGTGGAAGCCCGTGAAGTATGTTTATACAGAACTGCAACCAGACGTCCACGGACTAAACTGGTAATTTGACACCATCTCACACCCCTGATCGGTCGTGTGTCCCCTAATGCACTCTTATTTTTAGACCgactttctgccaccaaattgtcactcTGCAACGTGCTTGTCCAAGGAGACATCTTTGCTGCACATGAATGCTTAGCTAGGTCCAGACCGGTCTGCTAAACTAAATACGGAACGAGCCTTGAGTATGCATAAAAATCAGGCTGCTGTGTATCCGTCATTTATGACGATGAATCATAGTGGCTATGATTTCAAAGGGGAGATGCAAGCCGGGGTTTCAAACTAGGTTTGCGGTTTCAAACTTGGGTTACGGTTTGTTTGGCTGTCAAGACAGGGTTGGTGTTTCAAATGAAGGTTTCAGTACctggtttgaaattttggtgacCGAGTCAGGGTTTTCACAAGTGGCTTACAGTCTCAAGTTGGGTTCTAAAGCCTGGGTTAGGTTTCAAGATAAGGTTGGAGTTCAGAGGTATCTAGTCGACGCAACAACAGGAGACCAGAGGACTTAATTGGAAATCAAAATCACAGAAGAACAAAACGTCATTTTTCACCTCGTGGGTATCTTGACCCTCAGATAGCGGTCGACGGCGATGGCGAGCAGCGACAAGATGGAACCCTGCGTGATGATCACCAGCAGGCAGGACAGGAACAGGCACGTGTAGAACTGCGTACTGATCCCCAGGCTGATAGTGATGGCCAGCGGGATCACCAGGACGCCCACCGCGATGTCGGCCGCCGCCAGCGACACGATGAAGCAGAAGGTGGTGTTCCGCAGGGCCCGGTTCACGCAAACCACCAGCACCACCAGCACGTTACCCACCACCGAAGCCAGGGCGATGGCCGCCTCCACGGAGATGTACACCGTGTCCGCGTGCTCCCGTACCTTCACCCGCGCAGACACAGACATGGTTCGCCCCCTATGGATGCCAATGAGTCAAACTTCTGCTTTCCTTCTTTTTACCGTCCATCGTGTCCTTCCTGAGATGTTGGAGATCCTGAATGAAGGCTGCACAGAGTCTGCTGAGGATCACTaggctctctctctcgctctctctctctctctctctctctcgctctctctacTCTGTGAATGGAGTCCAGTGATTGAGGGCAGGGACGCTGTTTTCTGCAGTAGTAGTAAGAATTtattgtgtgtgcctgtgttttTTCAAAGGATGTGGCCTCGGTGTAATTATGGGAAGGATGCTTTTTGGCAAGGCTTTTTGAATATAACTTTTAATTGGAGATGGGTGCATTAGTTCTGATTGCTGCTCGGGTACGCGGCACGATAAAGCACGTGCGGCAAGGTCAAGAAATttgtcatcataaaaaaaaaaaaatgtttgggtttaCCGATACATTGATCAGCGAATAGTAAACTTTTCAAAGAGGATGCAAAGAGATCAGATTGCCATCGTCGTTGGTGATGGTGGAGGAAGTTAACAGCTGATCAACACTGATTAACAGCTAACGCCGAGCTGCTCAATCTAAGCTACAAGAAGTGCCACGCTAAAGACAGAAAAATTTACAAGTAGTGCTCCAACTAATAATTATTTTATCTATTAAgacatgtactgtattattttccAATTCACTCGGCTTGTAGGTCacattaattgcaaaaaaaaaaaaaattgtggtacGAGTAGTGAATGGAAACGGCGCACTTCAGATAATGAAGAATTCTTCCTTGAAAGTGTTTTCCATCAATCAGGTTTATTGCTATCGAATTGAAGCAACATGTAAATATGCAATTTGTTAATGCT
This portion of the Syngnathoides biaculeatus isolate LvHL_M chromosome 10, ASM1980259v1, whole genome shotgun sequence genome encodes:
- the rplp2 gene encoding 60S acidic ribosomal protein P2, yielding MRYVAAYLLAVLGGNSSPSAKDIKAILGSVGIETDDERLKKVISELQGKNINDVMNSGLSKLTSVPAGGAVAAPAASGKPASAGAAPAAAEEKKEEKEESEESDEDMGFGLFD
- the LOC133507541 gene encoding adenosine receptor A1, with the translated sequence MSVSARVKVREHADTVYISVEAAIALASVVGNVLVVLVVCVNRALRNTTFCFIVSLAAADIAVGVLVIPLAITISLGISTQFYTCLFLSCLLVIITQGSILSLLAIAVDRYLRVKIPTRYSTIVTQRRAYVAVCVCWVLSFLAGLVPMAGWNNRHVLGNLSGSDYMVCEFTAVMRMDYMVYFNFFGWVVAPLAVMIALYAEIFRVIRRQLNRRAEATSDGERYYRRELKLAKSLALVVLLFAVCWLPLHIINCVDFFHPDRATPKMAVYAGIFMSHINSALNPLVYAFRIKRFRVTLLEVARGCVACRGGVRASPFPGSVPALTQKVDADLPQGLQRVDGTK